One genomic window of Daphnia pulex isolate KAP4 chromosome 12, ASM2113471v1 includes the following:
- the LOC124208706 gene encoding uncharacterized protein LOC124208706, giving the protein MASFHLITLIIVVMAYSSSALIDINQCISYRYLPCINGKNQDPTLISKDETIIKYNESTCIVYQYVPCRDGLKSLSLMYNNASKGVDQSTSCQSKTALATALLTKSYCESNLTSCLGQKDDITIELKNTANDWEIRYHKSVNEKKFLSDYMVSVWDTRIIDEEAEKAKPIKDRMRDYIRYSVARLGLRELVNVQPLIPDFGVVYNDILSFKYPINVPGCYKNGAATSLYPSLFVAVSGVASTDINNQKRRDEIRTIFNKEIPDLKKNLFSSINFAFFLGQPVDVANQNLVDQESAKNKDVIQVDMIDNGKNDSMKMAAIFNWVRQFCGDVDVVFKIDENFQISTLRKLGSALTDKLIPDTFVYGVKGDMRPQREVGKRMITMEEFPWKTLPAYFNGLAYFITGNMIEPLMAAFQTVPMLPLEDVYLGICIIKSDMKLYTYCGRDIGTSKCF; this is encoded by the exons ATGGcatcatttcatttaattacGTTAATTATCGTTGTAATGGCTTATTCGTCGTCTGCATTGATCGACATCAATCAATGTATTTCGTATCGTTATTTGCCCTGTATCAACGGTAAGAATCAAGATCCTACCCTCATATCCAAGGATGAAACTATCATCAAATACAACGAGTCCACGTGCATTGTCTACCAATACGTCCCGTGCCGGGACGGTTTGAAGAGTTTGTCCCTGATGTACAACAATGCCAGCAAAGGTGTTGACCAGTCGACCAGCTGCCAAAGCAAAACGGCCCTGGCCACCGCCTTGCTGACCAAAAGTTACTGCGAATCGAATTTAACCAGCTGCCTGGGTCAGAAAGATGACATCACCATCGAATTGAAGAACACAGCAAACGATTGGGAGATTCGATACCACAAGTCCGTCAACGAGAAGAAATTCCTGTCCGATTACATGGTGTCCGTTTGGGACACTAGGATCATCGATGAAGAAGCGGAAAAAGCCAAGCCCATCAAGGATCGAATGCGGGACTACATTCGTTATTCG gtGGCCCGTTTGGGTCTACGCGAATTGGTCAACGTGCAACCACTCATACCAGATTTCGGCGTCGTTTACAACGACATTCTATCGTTCAAGTATCCCATCAACGTCCCTGGGTGTTACAAAAACGGGGCGGCAACGTCCCTTTATCCCAGTTTGTTTGTGGCCGTCTCGGGAGTGGCATCAACCGACATCAACAACCAGAAAAGACGCGACGAAATTCGAACCATTTTCAACAAGGAAATCCCAGACCTGAAGAAAAATCTCTTCAGTTCAATCAATTTCGCATTCTTCCTGGGCCAACCGGTAGATGTTGCCAACCAAAATCTCGTCGACCAGGAGAGCGCCAAGAACAAAGATGTCATCCAGGTGGACATGATCGACAATGGCAAGAACGACTCGATGAAAATGGCCGCCATCTTTAATTGGGTTCGGCAATTTTGCGGTGATGTCGACGTCGTTTTCAAGATCGACGAGAATTTCCAAATATCCACGTTGAGGAAACTCGGTTCGGCGTTGACGGATAAACTTATTCCCGACACTTTTGTCTACGGCGTCAAGGGAGACATGCGCCCACAACGAGAag TTGGAAAACGGATGATTACAATGGAGGAATTTCCCTGGAAAACTTTACCTGCGTATTTCAACGGATTGGCTTATTTCATCACCGGCAATATGATCGAACCTTTAATGGCGGCCTTCCAGACTGTTCCCATGCTTCCATTGGAAGACGTTTATTTGGGCATTTGCATCATCAAATCCGACATGAAGCTATATACTTATTGCGGAAGGGACATTGGCACCagtaaatgtttttaa
- the LOC124208714 gene encoding A-kinase anchor protein 7-like isoform X4, translated as MSGGPVLRNSKWKKGHESKNKTPRANHFFAVQISDCQIVEAVHNVHRTILEQEPELSSALVSPSTLHITLAVAHLSSPEDLVRANQVLEETVRVFSTSRLQTQQLDLHLEQVGHFDNKVIYASVKEESEGTEHLNHLSKSLRERCQTAGLTLIDGDRFTPHVTLLKLSKDPSLNRKGIKAVASHLYEKHVDCVFGRQVVESVQLLSMTDPKDEKGYYALKGEFHFGTAAAADEIRTAARLDQRRCSTTKLPC; from the exons ATGAGCGGCGGCCCGGTACTACGGAATTCCAAATGGAAGAAAGGGCACgagtctaaaaataaaacgcccAGGGCCAATCACTTCTTTGCTGTCCAAATTTCGGATTGTCAG ATCGTGGAAGCAGTCCACAACGTTCACAGGACCATATTGGAGCAGGAACCCGAGTTGAGCAGCGCCCTGGTGTCTCCATCAACTCTCCACATCACACTGGCAGTTGCACACCTGTCCAGCCCAGAGGATTTGGTCAG GGCCAATCAGGTTCTGGAGGAAACGGTGAGAGTCTTCTCGACTTCCAGACTACAAACTCAACAGCTGGACCTCCACTTGGAACAGGTTGGCCACTTTGACAACAAAGTCATCTACGCCAgtgtgaaagaagaaagtgaaggCACAGAGCACCTGAATCATCTTTCCAAATCGTTACGTGAACGTTGCCAAACGGCCGGCCTCACGCTAATAGACGGGGACAGATTCACGCCGCACGTAACTCTCCTCAAATTGTCCAAAGATCCCAGCCTTAatcgaaaa GGGATCAAGGCTGTGGCCTCCCATTTGTACGAAAAACACGTTGATTGCGTCTTCGGTCGACAg GTGGTTGAGAGCGTTCAGTTGCTGTCGATGACAGATCCCAAGGACGAAAAAGGCTACTACGCTCTTAAAGGCGAATTCCATTTCG gaacggcagcagcagcagatgagaTAAGAACAGCAGCGAGACTCGATCAAAGAAGATGCAGTACTACCAAACTCCCCTGCTGA
- the LOC124208714 gene encoding A-kinase anchor protein 7-like isoform X3, translating into MHFLTTFFHLKILHFIRKMSGGPVLRNSKWKKGHESKNKTPRANHFFAVQISDCQIVEAVHNVHRTILEQEPELSSALVSPSTLHITLAVAHLSSPEDLVRANQVLEETVRVFSTSRLQTQQLDLHLEQVGHFDNKVIYASVKEESEGTEHLNHLSKSLRERCQTAGLTLIDGDRFTPHVTLLKLSKDPSLNRKGIKAVASHLYEKHVDCVFGRQVVESVQLLSMTDPKDEKGYYALKGEFHFGTAAAADEIRTAARLDQRRCSTTKLPC; encoded by the exons ATGCACTTTTTAACGACTTTTTTCCACCTTAAAATATTACACTTCATCAGGAAGATGAGCGGCGGCCCGGTACTACGGAATTCCAAATGGAAGAAAGGGCACgagtctaaaaataaaacgcccAGGGCCAATCACTTCTTTGCTGTCCAAATTTCGGATTGTCAG ATCGTGGAAGCAGTCCACAACGTTCACAGGACCATATTGGAGCAGGAACCCGAGTTGAGCAGCGCCCTGGTGTCTCCATCAACTCTCCACATCACACTGGCAGTTGCACACCTGTCCAGCCCAGAGGATTTGGTCAG GGCCAATCAGGTTCTGGAGGAAACGGTGAGAGTCTTCTCGACTTCCAGACTACAAACTCAACAGCTGGACCTCCACTTGGAACAGGTTGGCCACTTTGACAACAAAGTCATCTACGCCAgtgtgaaagaagaaagtgaaggCACAGAGCACCTGAATCATCTTTCCAAATCGTTACGTGAACGTTGCCAAACGGCCGGCCTCACGCTAATAGACGGGGACAGATTCACGCCGCACGTAACTCTCCTCAAATTGTCCAAAGATCCCAGCCTTAatcgaaaa GGGATCAAGGCTGTGGCCTCCCATTTGTACGAAAAACACGTTGATTGCGTCTTCGGTCGACAg GTGGTTGAGAGCGTTCAGTTGCTGTCGATGACAGATCCCAAGGACGAAAAAGGCTACTACGCTCTTAAAGGCGAATTCCATTTCG gaacggcagcagcagcagatgagaTAAGAACAGCAGCGAGACTCGATCAAAGAAGATGCAGTACTACCAAACTCCCCTGCTGA
- the LOC124208714 gene encoding A-kinase anchor protein 7-like isoform X1, protein MSGGPVLRNSKWKKGHESKNKTPRANHFFAVQISDCQVSIKIQKHVSSLSVVVTFQFWADRGSSPQRSQDHIGAGTRVEQRPGVSINSPHHTGSCTPVQPRGFGQVLEETVRVFSTSRLQTQQLDLHLEQVGHFDNKVIYASVKEESEGTEHLNHLSKSLRERCQTAGLTLIDGDRFTPHVTLLKLSKDPSLNRKGIKAVASHLYEKHVDCVFGRQVVESVQLLSMTDPKDEKGYYALKGEFHFGTAAAADEIRTAARLDQRRCSTTKLPC, encoded by the exons ATGAGCGGCGGCCCGGTACTACGGAATTCCAAATGGAAGAAAGGGCACgagtctaaaaataaaacgcccAGGGCCAATCACTTCTTTGCTGTCCAAATTTCGGATTGTCAGGtatcaatcaaaattcaaaagcatGTGTCCAGTTTGTCTGTGGTggtaacatttcaattttgggCAGATCGTGGAAGCAGTCCACAACGTTCACAGGACCATATTGGAGCAGGAACCCGAGTTGAGCAGCGCCCTGGTGTCTCCATCAACTCTCCACATCACACTGGCAGTTGCACACCTGTCCAGCCCAGAGGATTTGGTCAG GTTCTGGAGGAAACGGTGAGAGTCTTCTCGACTTCCAGACTACAAACTCAACAGCTGGACCTCCACTTGGAACAGGTTGGCCACTTTGACAACAAAGTCATCTACGCCAgtgtgaaagaagaaagtgaaggCACAGAGCACCTGAATCATCTTTCCAAATCGTTACGTGAACGTTGCCAAACGGCCGGCCTCACGCTAATAGACGGGGACAGATTCACGCCGCACGTAACTCTCCTCAAATTGTCCAAAGATCCCAGCCTTAatcgaaaa GGGATCAAGGCTGTGGCCTCCCATTTGTACGAAAAACACGTTGATTGCGTCTTCGGTCGACAg GTGGTTGAGAGCGTTCAGTTGCTGTCGATGACAGATCCCAAGGACGAAAAAGGCTACTACGCTCTTAAAGGCGAATTCCATTTCG gaacggcagcagcagcagatgagaTAAGAACAGCAGCGAGACTCGATCAAAGAAGATGCAGTACTACCAAACTCCCCTGCTGA
- the LOC124208714 gene encoding A-kinase anchor protein 7-like isoform X2, translating into MHFLTTFFHLKILHFIRKMSGGPVLRNSKWKKGHESKNKTPRANHFFAVQISDCQIVEAVHNVHRTILEQEPELSSALVSPSTLHITLAVAHLSSPEDLVRANQVLEETVRVFSTSRLQTQQLDLHLEQVGHFDNKVIYASVKEESEGTEHLNHLSKSLRERCQTAGLTLIDGDRFTPHVTLLKLSKDPSLNRKGIKAVASHLYEKHVDCVFGRQVVESVQLLSMTDPKDEKGYYALKGEFHFAAAAGKLLLC; encoded by the exons ATGCACTTTTTAACGACTTTTTTCCACCTTAAAATATTACACTTCATCAGGAAGATGAGCGGCGGCCCGGTACTACGGAATTCCAAATGGAAGAAAGGGCACgagtctaaaaataaaacgcccAGGGCCAATCACTTCTTTGCTGTCCAAATTTCGGATTGTCAG ATCGTGGAAGCAGTCCACAACGTTCACAGGACCATATTGGAGCAGGAACCCGAGTTGAGCAGCGCCCTGGTGTCTCCATCAACTCTCCACATCACACTGGCAGTTGCACACCTGTCCAGCCCAGAGGATTTGGTCAG GGCCAATCAGGTTCTGGAGGAAACGGTGAGAGTCTTCTCGACTTCCAGACTACAAACTCAACAGCTGGACCTCCACTTGGAACAGGTTGGCCACTTTGACAACAAAGTCATCTACGCCAgtgtgaaagaagaaagtgaaggCACAGAGCACCTGAATCATCTTTCCAAATCGTTACGTGAACGTTGCCAAACGGCCGGCCTCACGCTAATAGACGGGGACAGATTCACGCCGCACGTAACTCTCCTCAAATTGTCCAAAGATCCCAGCCTTAatcgaaaa GGGATCAAGGCTGTGGCCTCCCATTTGTACGAAAAACACGTTGATTGCGTCTTCGGTCGACAg GTGGTTGAGAGCGTTCAGTTGCTGTCGATGACAGATCCCAAGGACGAAAAAGGCTACTACGCTCTTAAAGGCGAATTCCATTTCG cagcagcagccgggaaACTACTTTTATGTTAA
- the LOC124208714 gene encoding A-kinase anchor protein 7-like isoform X5 — translation MHFLTTFFHLKILHFIRKMSGGPVLRNSKWKKGHESKNKTPRANHFFAVQISDCQIVEAVHNVHRTILEQEPELSSALVSPSTLHITLAVAHLSSPEDLVRANQVLEETVRVFSTSRLQTQQLDLHLEQVGHFDNKVIYASVKEESEGTEHLNHLSKSLRERCQTAGLTLIDGDRFTPHVTLLKLSKDPSLNRKGIKAVASHLYEKHVDCVFGRQVVESVQLLSMTDPKDEKGYYALKGEFHFAAAGKLLLC, via the exons ATGCACTTTTTAACGACTTTTTTCCACCTTAAAATATTACACTTCATCAGGAAGATGAGCGGCGGCCCGGTACTACGGAATTCCAAATGGAAGAAAGGGCACgagtctaaaaataaaacgcccAGGGCCAATCACTTCTTTGCTGTCCAAATTTCGGATTGTCAG ATCGTGGAAGCAGTCCACAACGTTCACAGGACCATATTGGAGCAGGAACCCGAGTTGAGCAGCGCCCTGGTGTCTCCATCAACTCTCCACATCACACTGGCAGTTGCACACCTGTCCAGCCCAGAGGATTTGGTCAG GGCCAATCAGGTTCTGGAGGAAACGGTGAGAGTCTTCTCGACTTCCAGACTACAAACTCAACAGCTGGACCTCCACTTGGAACAGGTTGGCCACTTTGACAACAAAGTCATCTACGCCAgtgtgaaagaagaaagtgaaggCACAGAGCACCTGAATCATCTTTCCAAATCGTTACGTGAACGTTGCCAAACGGCCGGCCTCACGCTAATAGACGGGGACAGATTCACGCCGCACGTAACTCTCCTCAAATTGTCCAAAGATCCCAGCCTTAatcgaaaa GGGATCAAGGCTGTGGCCTCCCATTTGTACGAAAAACACGTTGATTGCGTCTTCGGTCGACAg GTGGTTGAGAGCGTTCAGTTGCTGTCGATGACAGATCCCAAGGACGAAAAAGGCTACTACGCTCTTAAAGGCGAATTCCATTTCG cagcagccgggaaACTACTTTTATGTTAA
- the LOC124208707 gene encoding beta-1,3-galactosyltransferase 9-like — protein sequence MASFHLITLIIVVMAYSSSALIDINKCISYRYLPCIDGKSQDPTPISKDETIIKYNKTTCIVYQFLPCQNGSESLSLMYNNGSSKDPSTSCQDQTALASTVCQTKSFCELELKKMSDYMVSVLNNRTIDEEAEKSKPLFKDRMQDYIRYSVVRLGLRELVNVQPLIPDFGAVYNDILSFTYPIINVRACKKNGAATSNLPSLFVAVTGVATDDNQKRRDEIRTIFNKEIPDLKKNLFSSINFAFFLGQPVDVANQNLVDQESAKNKDVIQVDMIDNGKNDSMKMAAIFNWVRQFCGNVSVVFKMDENFQISTLKKLGSALTDKLIPDIFVYGVKGDIRPQREVGKRMITMEEFPWTTFPAYFNGSAYFITGNMIEPLMAAFQTVPMLPLEDVYLGICIIKSGMKRSTICGKDFDSSSCF from the exons ATGGcatcatttcatttaattacGTTAATTATCGTTGTAATGGCTTATTCGTCGTCTGCATTGATCGACATCAATAAATGTATTTCGTATCGTTACTTGCCCTGTATCGACGGTAAGAGTCAAGATCCTACCCCCATATCCAAGGATGAAACTATCATCAAATACAACAAGACCACGTGCATTGTCTACCAATTCCTCCCGTGTCAAAACGGTTCGGAGAGTTTGTCCCTGATGTAcaacaacggcagcagcaaagACCCATCGACCAGTTGCCAGGACCAAACGGCCCTGGCCAGCACCGTTTGCCAGACCAAAAGTTTCTGCGAACtcgaattgaagaaaatgtcCGATTACATGGTGTCCGTTTTGAACAACAGGACCATCGATGAAGAAGCGGAAAAATCCAAGCCCTTATTCAAGGATCGAATGCAAGACTACATTCGTTATTCG gtGGTCCGTTTGGGTCTACGCGAATTGGTCAACGTGCAACCACTCATACCAGATTTCGGCGCCGTTTACAACGACATTCTATCGTTCACGTATCCCATCATCAATGTCCGGGCGTGTAAAAAAAACGGGGCGGCAACGTCCAATCTGCCCAGTTTATTCGTGGCCGTGACCGGAGTGGCGACCGACGACAACCAGAAAAGACGCGACGAAATTCGAACCATTTTCAACAAGGAAATCCCAGACCTGAAGAAAAATCTCTTCAGTTCAATCAATTTCGCATTCTTCCTGGGCCAACCGGTAGATGTTGCCAACCAAAATCTCGTCGACCAGGAGAGCGCCAAGAACAAAGATGTCATCCAGGTGGACATGATCGACAATGGCAAGAACGACTCGATGAAAATGGCCGCCATCTTTAATTGGGTTCGGCAATTTTGCGGTAATGTCAGTGTCGTTTTCAAGATGGACGAGAATTTCCAAATATCCACGTTGAAGAAACTCGGTTCGGCGTTGACGGATAAACTTATTCCCGACATTTTTGTCTACGGCGTCAAGGGAGACATTCGCCCACAACGAGAag TGGGAAAAAGGATGATTACAATGGAGGAATTTCCCTGGACAACTTTCCCTGCGTATTTCAACGGATCGGCTTATTTCATCACCGGCAATATGATCGAACCTTTAATGGCGGCCTTCCAGACTGTCCCCATGCTTCCATTGGAAGACGTTTATTTGGGCATTTGCATCATCAAATCCGGCATGAAGAGATCCACTATTTGCGGAAAGGACTTTGACTCcagttcatgtttttaa